The following proteins are encoded in a genomic region of Cuculus canorus isolate bCucCan1 chromosome 21, bCucCan1.pri, whole genome shotgun sequence:
- the LOC104060565 gene encoding arylacetamide deacetylase-like 4: protein MASVYTTLAIIGMIFVSPVLIPAVFFGAVCYDFFYSDIPPGIDQPLKLRLFHSVLIATLVLGKILEKLRICNDLSILRIVLDGIPPWRDSKLLTKDLKVDEVPVRIYQPKWPPTSKRRGVLYFHGGAGTFGSIRAFDRVCRYIAKKCNSVVMSVGYRLAPEHPYPGQYLDCLTATLYFMRNCEEYHVDPALIIIGGDSCGANFATVICQILLNKRDLPKVRAQVLLYPGLQALDFHLPSYQQNASVPILYRKLVIYFCFRYLNKERTAMEDVLQNCHVPESMKSKYKKWISADIIPNEFKIRGYVPHKSTPYKPEVHEAIKEILAITFSPLLAEDSVIHQLPESYIATCEFDVLRDDGLLYKKRLEDNGVRVTWYHAESAFHGILAFFGYGIFSFLSAEKIMDRTVDFINSL from the exons ATGGCCTCTGTTTATACAACCTTAGCAATCATAGGAATGATTTTTGTGTCTCCTGTTCTAATCCCAGCAGTGTTTTTTGGGGCGGTATGTTATGACTTTTTCTATTCCGATATCCCGCCTGGAATCGACCAACCTCTAAAGCTTCGTTTGTTCCACTCAGTCTTGATTGCAACCCTGGTCTTG gGAAAGATTTTGGAGAAGCTAAGGATCTGCAATGATTTAAGCATACTGCGAATTGTCCTAGATGGAATTCCACCATGGAGAGATTCAAAACTCCTTACCAAAGATCTTAAAGTAGATGAGGTACCGGTGAGGATTTATCAGCCCAAATGGCCACCGACCAGCAAAAGAAGAGGAGTTCTGTATTTTCATGGAGGCGCTGGCACATTTGGGAGCATTA GGGCCTTCGATAGAGTATGTCGCTACATTGCCAAAAAATGCAACTCAGTGGTCATGTCCGTCGG TTATCGCTTGGCTCCTGAACATCCATACCCAGGGCAATACCTGGATTGTCTCACTGCTACCTTATACTTCATGAGGAATTGCGAGGAGTATCACGTGGATCCTGCTCTCATCATCATCGGCGGTGACAGCTGTGGAGCTAATTTTGCTACGGTTATCTGCCAAATATTGCTGAACAAAAGAGATCTCCCAAAAGTACGTGCTCAGGTCTTACTTTATCCAGGACTACAGGCGCTAGATTTTCATTTGCCTTCCTATCAGCAGAATGCTTCAGTCCCCATATTGTATCGGAAGCTCGTTATCTACTTCTGTTTTCGTTATCTTAATAAAGAACGAACAGCTATGGAAGATGTCCTACAGAACTGCCACGTTCCTGAGAGTATGAAAAGCAAGTATAAAAAATGGATAAGCGCTGACATTATTCCTAATGAATTTAAGATTAGAGGCTACGTACCTCATAAATCCACTCCATATAAACCTGAAGTCCATGAAGCAATCAAGGAAATTTTAGCAATAACATTTTCCCCACTTTTAGCTGAAGACTCTGTTATTCACCAGCTCCCTGAGTCCTACATTGCCACCTGTGAGTTTGACGTGCTTCGGGACGATGGGCTGTTATACAAGAAGCGATTAGAGGACAATGGCGTTCGAGTGACCTGGTATCATGCTGAGAGTGCTTTCCATGGAATTTTAGCCTTTTTTGGCTatgggattttttcctttttatctgcAGAAAAGATAATGGATAGGACTGTGGATTTTATTAACAGtctataa